The sequence TTAATAGAATTACGAAATGATCAAAATAGTTGATCGTGGATAAAGTTTGGGACCCCTTCTATTGATTAGGCCAAACAAATGAATTGATGCATGTTAATTTATAATTCCAAGTTCATTTCCTCGTCAAGCTGCAACTTGCTACCTGCAGGAGGTGTTCACTTACTTATTTGTAGTGGacgtggattgtctgccctcccaattTCATACCCTTCTTATCTCTTTTTATTtctgtgatcacggttaaatcacgttaatattttatattctcattattttttattttattatttttataaaaaaattaatataaaataacgtgatttaaccgtgataaaaaataaaaagaaatgagaAGGGGATGAGATGGGGAGTGTAGGCAATCCTTTAGAGTTGCTTCATTTCATCGGGGATTGGATATAATTTAATTTTGGTGTTTCGAGGCAGCGGGGGCGGTGGATTGGTAATCGTAGTAAGTTGGAAAATAGTGCTATTGGGGGATAGAGAAACAAGGATGGGAGCGAGTAGAAATAGCGACCCGAATCAGGACGGGTCAGATGAGCAGCAGAAACGATCGGAGATCTACACCTACGATGCGCCGTGGCACATCTACGCCATGAACTGGAGCGTCCGTCGGGACAAGAAGTACCGGCTGGCCATCGCCAGCCTCCTCGAGCAGTACCCAAACCGAGTGGAGATCGTGCAGCTTGACGACTCAAACGGGGAGATCCGGTCGGACCCCAACCTGTCCTTCGAGCACCCGTACGCGCCAACCAAGACCGTCTTCATCCCGGACAAGGAGTGCCAGAAGCCAGACCTGCTGGCCACCTCCAGCGATTTCCTCCGCGTGTGGCGCATCTCGGGGGATGAGGACGACTCGGACTCATCCTCGCCTGTGGAGCTCAAGTCCCTCCTCAACGGCAACAAGAACTCCGAGTTCTGCGGGCCCATCACCTCCTTCGATTGGAACGAGGCGGAACCCAAGCGCATCGGCACCTCCTCCATCGACACCACGTGCACCATCTGGGACATCGAGCGCGAGGCCGTGGACACCCAGCTCATCGCCCACGACAAGGAGGTGTACGACATCGCTTGGGGCGGCGTCGGTGTATTCGCCTCCGTCTCGGCGGACGGTTCCGTGAGAGTGTTTGACCTGCGCGACAAGGAGCACTCCACCATCATTTACGAGAGCTCGGAGCCGGACACCCCCTTGGTCCGCCTGGGATGGAACAGGCAGGACCCCAGGTACATGGCCACCATCATCATGGACAGCGCCAAGGTGGTGATCCTCGACATCCGCTTCCCGACCCTCCCCGTGGTCGAGTTGCAGAGGCACCAGTCCAGCGTCAACGCCGTTGCCTGGGCCCCACACAGCTCTTGCCACATCTGCACGGCCGGTGATGACTCCCAGGCCCTCATCTGGGACCTCTCCTCCATGGGCCAGCCAGTGGAGGGCAGCCTTGATCCCATTCTGGCCTACACGGCTGGGGCCGAAATCGAGCAGCTGCAGTGGTCCTCTTCCCAGCCTGATTGGGTTGCAATTGCCTTCTCTACCAAGCTTCAGATACTGAGGGTATGATCAAGTATGGCCACTGACCAGGCATTTCACCAAGTCCTCCAGACTCCAGTTTGTGGCCAAATGCCATCGCTCAGCTGCTCTTTAGTCAGTCCTCCTTCCTAGTTCGCAGTTCCTAGTCGTAGTCGTAATTAAGATAATACTACCTCACTCTGTTACTTTATTGACAATTGATGTCAACATTAGCTGATATGCTCCTTGCCTCGGATATTTCTTACGAAAATGCGTCTTTGTCGATGATAGTCCTAGATTTCTGCCGATGAAATTGTATCTGATTTCTCTCTGTTTCTCCTTGCGATTTTCATACGAGAGGAGATTGTCACCTACCTGACCATCACAGTCTGCTCCTTAGCTTAAAATTCTGTCGCATGCACCTCTGCCGTTTAGCTGATTTGACCAAACAGTATGATTTAGTGAGTTATGCAAGCATGACATGACAATTTGTTAGTGAGTTTGTTTCCTCATTACTAGTCAAGGTATTGGAGTCTCATCCTGTATTTGCTAATGAAACAATACAAGCATTTTATGCTAGAAAGCCGGAAAAGCTCCAACACTAACAGCTTGTGATTGCTGATGCATTCTCATCTTGCACTTTTAAAGCGTTTGCGCTTCTGTTAGAGGAGGTGTTGGCGACTTGTGTATTTTTAGGAATTACAAGGGCAGTGATTTCAACACTCTTTTACTTTCCGCACACCCTTGTTTATCTAATGGCTACAAAATAAAGAGAAGACAATAGCAGCGAAGGCAATGGATCGAAATAGAGAGGATCTGGCGTgagtagagagagaagagagaggagatGAGAACAAGGAAATCTGCCAAACAATTCGTGAGGCAACCTTAAGCCACCACCAGATGGCGAGTCATGACAATAGCAACAAAGATGAGAAAGatgagaaaagatgagaaagaGAGGAGGAGAGAGGGAAGACAGTCTTAATCACTGAAGCTAGTCCATTACGAGAAAGTTCAGTGCAACAAGCACACCGTTAAGTTTCTATTTTGGCTGCGCTGTATGCCTCTGTCATGAAACAAAAGACAACTAGTCAATTACCTTGTCGCCCAAGATTAATTTTTGCGTAACCTGCAAGTCTTAAAGGAGCACGCATTCAATTTGACTTACAGTTGTGTATACTTTTCAGAACAGCACTACtctgtatatattatatatatttgtgttgagTGCAAGCACAAACGTATAAGCACAATCTAAGATGGATTCCAAGGCAGCAGCTAACAATAAACTTCATGCTGTTTGTATTCCAGCTCCAGCTCAAAGCCATATAAAGGCAATGCTTAAATTTTCAAAGCTACTCCACCATAGAGGTTTTCATATAACCTTTGTCAACacagagttcaaccacaaccgCTTTCTTAAATCTCTTGGACCCAATTCCCTCGATGGCTTGCCTGATTTTCGATTTGAAACCATTCCAGACGGCCTTCCACCAGACTCCAACCAAGATGCCACCCAAGACACCTCTTTAGCATCCGATGCCATCAGCAAAAACCTTTTGCCTCCGTTTCGAGACCTCCTCATAAAACTCAACGACGCGGCGATTTCGATCAATAATGTTAGTCCTCCAGTGACTTGCATTTTCTCAGATGGTTTCATGCCATTTACAATCACAGCTGCTGACGAAATTGGACTCCCTTTGGTACTCTTCTTTCCTATTTCTGCAGGCAGCTTCATGGGCTATAAACAATACCCTACTTTGGTGGAAAAGGGTATTGCACCACTCAAAGGTAGCGAAACAAATCATTTGAATAAGCTAATTGCATAATTTTATTgatcatttattttttaacaaaaaattaaaatagtgtATTGCACCATATTAGCTCCTCGGAGTAGGTGTAGAACGCAAAACATACGGTCCTACACACTCGGGGAGAGTCCACGCCCATCAATCGTCCTATTGTTTAATCTCTTGTTTCTAAACGTATGATATTTAATTTCATTTAATTACTCTTACTTGAGTGTTAATTATATATGTAGATGAGAGCTGTTTGACAAATGGCTTCTTGGACAAGGTAATAGATTGGATTCCAGGAATGAAGGATATTCGTTTAAGGGATCTACCGACAAATTTTCGAACTACAAATCCAAACGACAGCGTGTTCAACCTCAGTTTGGAATCAGTGGAAAGAGTTGATAAAGCTTCAGCAGTAGTTGTTCATACTTTTGAAGCATTGGAGCCAGATGTTTTGAATGCTCTCTCCTCAATGCTTCCACTTGTTTATGCCATTGGCCCTCTCCAGTTGCTTCTCAATCACTTACCAAAAGATCCCTTGAACGATATGGGATATAGCCTGTGGAGAGAAGAAACAGAGTGCCTTGAATGGCTAAACTCAAAGCCACCAAATTCAGTTGTTTATGTGAATTTTGGCAGCATAGCAGTCATGACACCAGAACATCTTGTAGAGTTTGCATGGGGACTTGCAAATAGCAAGCTTCCATTCTTTTGGGTAATCAGGCCTGATTTGGTTGTCGGTGAATCGGCGATTTTGTCACCTGAATTTGTAGCTGAAACCAAGGAGAGGGGTTTGATAGCAAGTTGGTGCCCACAAGAGCAAGTCCTTAGCCACCCTTCAGTTGGAGGCTTTTTAACACACAGCGGTTGGAATTCGGTTATTGAAAGTTTGTGTGCAGGAGTTCCTATGCTTTGTTGGCCTTTCTTTGCTGACCAACAAACTAACACTTGGTGTGCTTGCAATGAATGGGATATTGGGATGGAGATTAGTAATGATGTCAAAAGAGTAGAAGTACAGGAGCTTGTTAGAGAGTTAATGGAGGGAGAAAAGggtaagaaaatgaaaattaaggtCATGCAGTGGAAGAAACTTGCAGAAGAATCCACCAGTCCAAATGGTTCCTCATCCACAAACCTAGACAATTTAGTCAATAATGTACTATTAAGAAACTCTTTTTAGTAGAGTGATAGCGCTAATGAGTTAAATAATAACTTTTGTTGGTTGTCTACTTGTCTTAATTACTAGAAATATGAACTTGCATGCCTACTGTGTCATAAATTAGCATATGAGAATCTATTCCTGTGTTTGGATAAGAAAATTTAAGATTATTAAGAAATTTCAAAATGATGGAAATAGAAACGacagaattttaatttttcaaatttgtgaaatttgttgTTCGGTTAATctaaaaaaacaatgaaatttaagtatgaaattttttatttttaaac is a genomic window of Malus domestica chromosome 09, GDT2T_hap1 containing:
- the LOC103441423 gene encoding 7-deoxyloganetin glucosyltransferase-like, which gives rise to MDSKAAANNKLHAVCIPAPAQSHIKAMLKFSKLLHHRGFHITFVNTEFNHNRFLKSLGPNSLDGLPDFRFETIPDGLPPDSNQDATQDTSLASDAISKNLLPPFRDLLIKLNDAAISINNVSPPVTCIFSDGFMPFTITAADEIGLPLVLFFPISAGSFMGYKQYPTLVEKGIAPLKDESCLTNGFLDKVIDWIPGMKDIRLRDLPTNFRTTNPNDSVFNLSLESVERVDKASAVVVHTFEALEPDVLNALSSMLPLVYAIGPLQLLLNHLPKDPLNDMGYSLWREETECLEWLNSKPPNSVVYVNFGSIAVMTPEHLVEFAWGLANSKLPFFWVIRPDLVVGESAILSPEFVAETKERGLIASWCPQEQVLSHPSVGGFLTHSGWNSVIESLCAGVPMLCWPFFADQQTNTWCACNEWDIGMEISNDVKRVEVQELVRELMEGEKGKKMKIKVMQWKKLAEESTSPNGSSSTNLDNLVNNVLLRNSF
- the LOC103441422 gene encoding WD repeat-containing protein LWD1-like → MGASRNSDPNQDGSDEQQKRSEIYTYDAPWHIYAMNWSVRRDKKYRLAIASLLEQYPNRVEIVQLDDSNGEIRSDPNLSFEHPYAPTKTVFIPDKECQKPDLLATSSDFLRVWRISGDEDDSDSSSPVELKSLLNGNKNSEFCGPITSFDWNEAEPKRIGTSSIDTTCTIWDIEREAVDTQLIAHDKEVYDIAWGGVGVFASVSADGSVRVFDLRDKEHSTIIYESSEPDTPLVRLGWNRQDPRYMATIIMDSAKVVILDIRFPTLPVVELQRHQSSVNAVAWAPHSSCHICTAGDDSQALIWDLSSMGQPVEGSLDPILAYTAGAEIEQLQWSSSQPDWVAIAFSTKLQILRV